Sequence from the Catenuloplanes indicus genome:
TGCGGTGCCGAAGTCGAGGCTGGCGGAGAGGTCCAGCGCGATCCACGTCTCCAGCTCCCGGTCGGCGACCGTACGGCGCACGTGCGGGACCGTGGTGCGCGCGGTGACCGGCCAGTCCATCCGGCGCACGTCGTCGCCGGGCGAGTACTCCCGGGACTCCCCGGCCTCGGTGCCGGGGCCGGGGAGCAGGCCGGCGTAGTCGCCCTGGAGCAGGCCGTCGAGTTTCCGGGTGACGAGCAGTTGCAGCCGGGAGAGGACCGCCTCGGAGCGGGTCGACTCGGCCGGTGCGAGGCCCCGGATCATCCGATCACCGGGCCCCGGGCCAGCCGGCCGGTGCGGGCTGCGCGCCCGGGGTGGCGCCCTGGCGCGGGGTGACCGAGGGCAGCGGGACGGTCGCCATGATCCGGGCGACGACGTGGTCGGCCGGCACGTCGTCGGCGAGCGCGTCGTAGCTGAGCACCAGCCGGTGGCGCAGGATGTCCGGCGCGATGTCCTGCATGTCCTGCGGCAGCGCGTAGTCCCGGCCGCGGAGCAGCGCGAGCGCGCGGGTGGCGCGGACGATGCCGAGCGACGCACGCGGGCTGGCGCCGTACTGGATCAGCCGGGCCACGTCCTGCATGCCGTGCGCGGCCGGATCGCGGGTGGCGAGCACCACCCGTACCGCGTAGTCGATCAGCGCGTTGTGCACGAATACCTGGTCGGCCTTTTGCTGCAGCTTGATCAGGTCGTGCGGCGTGAAGATCGCCATCGGCTCGGGGGCGCGCACGCCCATCCGGTAGACGATCTCACGTTCCTCCGCGTCCGTCGGGTAGCCGACCACGATCTTCATCAGGAAGCGGTCGCGCTGCGCCTCGGGCAGCGGGTAGACGCCCTCCTGCTCGATCGGGTTCTGCGTGGCCATCACCAGGAACGGGTGCGGGACGCGGTGGCTCTCGCCGCCGATCGACACCTGCTGCTCGGCCATCACCTCGAGCAGCGCCGACTGCACCTTCGCGGGCGCACGGTTGATCTCGTCGGCGAGCAGGAAGTTGACGAAGACCGGGCCGAGTTCCACGTCGAACTTCTCGCTGGACTGCCGGTAGATGCGGGTGCCGACGATGTCGGCGGGAACCAGGTCGGGCGTGAACTGGACCCGGGAGAACGTGCCGCCGACCACCTTGGCCAGCGTCTCGACCGCGAGCGTCTTGGCCACGCCGGGCACGCCCTCGATCAGGCAGTGGCCGCGGGCGAGCAGTGCCACGAACATCCGCTCGACCATCCGGTCCTGGCCGACGATGACGCGTTTGACCTCGAAGAGCGCCCGCTCGACCTGGGTGGCGTCCTGCGCCGGAGTGGTGCCCTGCGGAGCCGGCGGAGCCTCCGGCTCACTGTCGGAAACGGGCACCTCGGGCGTGGTCTCTTCGGCCACCGGTCCTCCACGAAATGGGTGTTGTTCTTGTGATCAAAGGCTAGTCCGCGGAACCCACCAAGCGTGACACGTCCCGATTCCGGCCGCTTCAGACAACCACACTTGCCTGACACCGGGCTGGGAGTACGCCGGGAGTCTCCGGGGACTCGCCGTGGGTGGGTGGACAGGTGCCACGGTCCCGTGTGTACCATTTCAGCCGTCGCCGGGCGGCTTCCCCCGTGGCTGCCCGGCGACCCATCAGCCGCATCGAGAAACCCGGGGTTCGTGCCGATGACCGAGCCCCAGGAGCCGATCTGCTCGGCGAAGGGCTGCAGACAACCGGCATCGTGGCGGCTGCTGTGGAACAATCCCGCGCTGCACACGCCGGACCGGCGCAAGACCTGGCTGGCCTGCGACGATCATCGCGAGCACCTCTCCGGTTTCCTGGACGCCCGCCGGTTCCTGCGCGCGGTCGAGCCGTTCTGAACGCGGCGTTCCCGGCGCACGGCAGAATCCCCCCGCACCGGCCGCACGCTTCACACACGGCGTTCCCGGCGTCCTGCGACTACCGTGGATGCCGTGACTGAGACGCCCGCACCCATGGACAGCGGTGAAGTGCGCATCAACGCGCTGGAGCCATGGCCGGACACGGTCGACTGGCGCCCGGTGTCGCACGACCTGATCTGGGTCGAGCTGGTGCGCCTCGCGATCTGGCTGGTGATCATGCTGGGCGCGATGGTCACCGGCTGGGTGCTGGCCGGCCACTGGCTCTTCGGCTCCGGGCTGGGCCTGGTGCTCCTCTTCGGTCTGTGGCGGGCGATCGTGATCGGCCGGGCCGTGCGCGCCTGGGGTTACGCGGAGCGCGAGCGTGACCTGCTGGTCCGGCACGGTCTGCTGGTGCGCCGGCTGTCCATCGTGCCGTACGCGCGGATGCAGTTCGTGGACGTGACCGCCGGTCCGCTGGAGCGCTCGTTCGACCTGGCCACGGTGCAGCTGCACACGGCCGCGGCGGCCAGCGACGCGAAGGTGCCGGGTCTGCGGCCGGCCGAGGCGTCCCGGCTGCGCGACCGGCTGACCGCGCTGGGCGCGGACCGCGCCGAAGGCCTGTAGAGATGAGGGAGACGGACCGCACGCCTCCGTGGGACCGGCCGGCGGAGGACCAGCCCGAGACGGACCGCACGTCACTCGCCGAAGACGGGTCCGCCGAAGAACCGGAACGGCCCGCGGAGGAGCCGGCGACGCCGCCGCGCAAGCGTCTGCACCCGCTGAGCCCGCTGCTGAACGGCGCCCGTACGTTCGTGGTGATCGTCGGCGCGATCTCGCTGTCCCAGGCGTCCGAGTTCGGCTGGCAGCGGTTCGGCATCATGCTGGCGGTGATCTCGGTCGGCGCCGTGGTCTTCTCGCTGATCAACTGGGCGAACACCGGCTATCACGTGGTCGGCCGCGAGCTGCGCATCCACGAGGGCCTGTTCTGGCGGCGCACCCGGGCGATCCCGCTGGAGCGGCTGCAGACCGTGGAGGTGCGGCGCCCGCTGCTGGCCCAGCTGACCGGCCTGGCCGAGCTGCGGCTGGAGGTGGTCGGCGGCGGCAAGACCGAGGCGCCGCTGGCGTTCCTCACGGTCGCGGACGCGGAGGCGCTGCGCGAACGCCTGGTGCGCCTGTCCGGCCACGCCCACGATCAAGATCTCTTCCCGGGTACGGGTACCGGCGCGGCTCTTGAGGCGGAGCACCCGGGGTCGCCGTCACCCGATGCGCCTCCCGCCGCGTACCCCCGGACGGATCTTGATTTTCCGCTGCACGCGGTGCGGAACGCGGATCTCGTGCTGAGCCAGGTGCTCACGCCACAGACGTTCTTCCTGCCGCTCGGCGTGGCGTCGGTGCTGGTCCAGTTCAGCTTCGCCGGTGACTTCAACCCGGTGGCGATCTTCTCCACGCTCGCGGCGGTCGGCGGTGTCATGCTGGCCCCGGCACGCCGGGTGCTCAACGACTGGAGCTTCCGGCTGTGGGACACCCCGCTGCACGGTGAGGGCCGCGGCCTGCGAATGGCGTACGGCCTGCTGGAGACGCGCAACCAGACCGTACCGCTGCACCGGCTTCAGGCCGTGACCGTCACCTGGCCGCTGCTCTGGCGGGCCAAGTCGTGGCTGCGCGTGCGCTTCTCGGTGGCCGGTGTCGCGGGCCCGAGCGACGGCAACGAGCAGCAGTCCGACCGGCTGCTCCCGGTCGGCGACCCGGAGACCGGGCGGCGGCTGGTCGCGCTGGCCATGCCCGGGCTCGACCTGGCCACGGTACGGGTGCAACCGCCGCCGGACCGGGTGCGCTGGCTGCACCCGTTCGCCTGGTCACGGATGGGCGTCGGGCTGAACGCGCGGGTGTTCACGGTGACCAGGGGCGTGGTCACGCGCGAGCTGGTAGCCGTGCCGTACACCCGGATCCAGAGCGTCCGGGTGGTGCAGGGCCCGGTGCAGCGGCGCCTGCGGCTGGCCACCGTGCACGTCGACACCGCGGGCGGCGCCGGTGCGGAGGCGCCGGACCGGGACATCCACGAGGCGTGGGCACTGGCCGCCGCGCTGACCGCCCGCGCACACGCGGCCCAGGCTGCGACGATGAGACCTTGACGGATCCTGCACGGTACATCGGTGTGCGTTGCGCATAGGCTGTGGCCATGGAAGAGCAGCCGGCCCTCACCCCCGGCCTGACCGCGCGCGTCGAGCTGACGGTCAGTGACTCCGACACCGCCCAGGCGGTCGGCTCCGGCGACGTGCCGGTGCTGGCCACGCCCCGGGTGCTGGCGCTGGCCGAGACCGCCACGGTGGCCGCGACCGCCCGGCAGATGCCGAGCGGCACGACCACGGTCGGCGTCCGGGTGGAGCTGACGCACCTGGCGCCCACGCCGATCGGCCGGGCGGTGGCCGCGCAGGCCACGCTGGCCTCGGTCGACGGCCGCCGGCTGATGTTCGACGTGCACGTCACCGAGGTCGCCGACGTGCCGTACGAGGAGCGCCGGGTGATCGCCGAGGGCCGCGTCGAGCGGATGCTGGTCGACCGGCAGCGCTTCCTGTCCAGAGCGTTCGACTGAAGGGTCATCCGTGAGGTTCGTCGAGGTCGCCGATCGTGTCTACGTGCTCCGCTACCCCGTGCTGGACGTCAACTCGACGCTGATCGTCGGGGACGGCGAGGCGCTGCTCGTCGACACGCTCGCCACCGGCCGGCAGGCCGCCGACCTGGGCGAGGCGGCGCGCGCGATCACCAGCTTCCCGTGGGCGGTGGTGAACACGCACCACCACTTCGACCACGCGTTCGGCAACGCCGCGCTGGCCGACGCGATCCGACCGGTGTGGGCGCACGAGGAGGCGAACCGGCTGCTCCTGGCGACCGCGGAGGAGCAACGCGCCACCTGGATCGCGCGCTGGTCCGAGTCCGACCCGGTGCACGCGGCGGACCTGGCCCGGGTGGAGGTGCGCGGCGCGACCGACACGTTCGCCCAGGAGATCCCGCTCGACCTCGGCGGCCGGCTGGTGCACCTCAAGCACCTCGGCCACGGGCACACCGCCGGCGACATCGTGGTGTACGTGCCGGACGCGGGCGTGGTGGTCGCGGGCGACCTGGTCGAGGAGTCGGCGCCGCCGTCCTACGGCGACGACTCCTACCCGTTGCAGTGGCCGGAGACGGTCGCGGCGCTGCTCCGGCTGGAGCCGCTGACCACGATCGTGCCCGGCCACGGCGCCCCGGTCACGCCGGACTTCGTCAAGGCGCAGCACGAGGAGCTGGCCACGGTCGAGTGGACGCTCCGCGAGGCGTACGGCGACGGCGCCCCGGTCGAGGACGCGGCGCACGCGGTCCTGGCGAAGACCACGCTCGGCCTTACCGAGGAGTCCGCGCTGGCGGCGGCCCGGCGGGCGTACGCGGCGCTGTCCTGACCGTCACTCCGGCAGCGTGATGCAGGCCAGGCGGGTGCCGGCGGTGCCCGCCTTGCCCGGCGCGGTCTTGGTGTGCTCCGCGTGGATGACCAGCGAACGCGGCGGTTTCACCTGGTCGAAGCGCCAGGCGACGGTGGTGGAGACGGACGCGGTGCCGGCCACGTCCGTGGTGAAGTCGAGCCAGACCTCGTTGCTGGGGTTGGCGAACGACGGGTCCACGGACGGCGGCGACGCGGCGGCCTTCGGGTCCGGGTGGTGCTGGTAGTGCGGGCCGGCGTCGTCGCCCTTCGCGCCGCAGACGTCGGTGTGCAGGTGCGCGCCGTACGCGCGGGACGGCAGCAGGCCCTCCACGTCAAGCTGCACCATGGTGTCGACCACCGCGGGTGAGACCGTGACCAGCGCGCTGGCGCCGATCGGCACGAGCGCGGGGTCGTACGTGATCGCGGTCTGATCCGCCGCCCAGGCCGCGAACGTGCCACCCTCGGCGTAGGCGCGCAGCACCGACGCGGTGGACGGCGCCGACGGAAGCGCGGTGTCCCGGTCCTCCGACCCGCAGCCGGTGGCCGCCGTGAGCAGCCCCGCCAGCCCGAGCCCGGCCATCAGTGCTCGTCGCATCCCGCCCACTCCCTCTGAATCCGACAACCTCGAATCCGACAAATCATGATATTTCAGTGCCCATTGTTCCAGGGTTCCACTCGCCGATGGTGCGGATGGCCTGGGAGGATCGGGAGAAAATTGATCCGGGAGGCACTTGATGACCTATGCGGTGGTACTGGGCGAGGCACTGATCGACCTGCTGGAGACCGAGCACGAGGGCTTGCCCGTCTACCGTCAGGTGATCGGCGGCGCACCGCTCAACGTGGCGACCGGCATCGCCCGGCTGGCCGGCCCGGGCCGGTCCGAGTTCGGCGGCGCGCTCGGCGACGACGTGCTCGCCACGCGCATCGAGGCGTTCCTCACCGGCGCGGGCGTCGGCACCCGCGCGGTCGCCCGGGTGGCCGCGCCGACCGCGCTCGCGGTGGCCACGTTCGACGGCGCCGACCCGGACTTCCGGTTCTACGGCGAGCCACCGTCGTACGCGCTCTACACGCCCGCCGACGTTCCCGCCGAGCTGACCGCGCGCGCGGCCGTGCTCTACTGCGGCTCGATCAGCCTGCTGCGCGAGCCGTTCGCGGACGCGGCGCGCGCGGCCTGGGCCACGGACGGCCCGCTGCGGATCTTCGACCCGAACGTACGGCCGCGGCTGCTGCCGGACGACGCCGCCTGGAACCGCCAGCGCGCGCTGGTCACCGAGTTCGCCGCGCGCGCCGGCCTGGTCAAGCTCAGCTCGGTGGACGCCGAAGGGCTCTACGGCGCCACCCCGGCCGAGGCCGCGCGCCGGCTGCACGCGCTCGGCGCACCGGTCGTGGTGGTGACCGCGGGCGCCCGCGGCGCGCTCGTCTCCACCGGGGACGAGGAGTCGTTCGTACCCGCGCCGGCCGTCCAGGCGGTGGACGCGACCGGCGCCGGCGACTCCGTGATGGCCGCGCTCGCGTACCGGCTGCTGAACGACGGCCGGCCCACCGGCCACGCCGTCTGGCAGCAGCACGTCGAGTTCGCACTCTCGGTCGCCGCGCTGGTCTGCGAACGGGTCGGCGGCGCCGTCGCGATGCCCACGCCGGAGGACCTGCGCCGCCGCTGGGAGCCCACCACAAAGATCAATTAGCCCCGGGCGGTACGCCAGGGGGCGTGACGACGCGGTAACGTCGGGAGGATAATCCTCGGCGCGGCAGAACACCCCCTCCTGCGCGCCGTCGCCGGCACTCATCCCCCGGGAGGCAGGTCCCATGGCCGAGAAAGAGGCCCCGAAGACGGAGTCGCACGACCCCGACTTCCCCGAGACGCTGCTGCAGTTCATGCGCTCCGGCTGGCGGGACGACTCGCTCACGGTCGCGACCCGGCCGGAGGCCGAGCGCTACGCGGCCCGCCGCGCCCGGCTGTCCGCCGCGTTCCCGGGCGAGACGCTGGTCATCCCGACCGGGCCGGAGAAGGTCCGGGCGAACGACACCGACCACCCGTTCCGGCCGGGCAGCGACTTCGCGTACCTGACCGGCGACCACGACCCGGACGGCGTCCTCGTCATGACGCCGTCCGGCGACGGTCACGACGCCGTGCTCTACACCCGGCCGCGCTCGTCCCGGGAGACCGACGAGTTCTTCCGCAGCCGCGACGGCGAGCTGTGGGTCGGCCGTCGGCACACGCTCGCGGAGAAGTCCACGCTGCTCGGCATCGAGACCGCCGCGCTGCGCGACTCCGAGGCCGCGCTGGCCGGCTGCGCGCCCGCCCGCGCCCGGGTGCTGCGCCGCCTCGACCCGCGCGTGGACGCCGCGATCCGGCCGTTCGACACGGAGAAGGCAGGTGCCCGCGACCGCGAGCTCGCCTGGACGATCTCCGAGCTGAAGCTCCGCAAGGACGAGTGGGAGGTCGCGCAGCTCCAGGCCGCGATCGACGCCACCGTGCGCGGCTTCGAGGACGCGGTCCGGGTCATCCCGGCCGACCGCGGCGTCTCCGAGCGCCTGATCGAGGGCGTCTTCGGCCTGCGCGCCCGGCACGACGGCAACGACGTCGGCTACGGCTCCATCGTGGGCGCCGGCTCGCACGCCACGATCCTGCACTGGGTCCGCAACAACGGCGTCACCACGCCCGGCGAGCTGCTGCTGATGGACATGGGCGTCGAGGGCGAACACCTCTACACCGCGGACGTCACCCGCACCATCCCGGTGAACGGCACGTTCTCCCCGCTGCAGCGCCAGGTCTACGACATCGTGTACGCGTCCCAGCAGGCCGGCATCGACCTGATCAAGCCGGGCGTCAAGTTCAAGGACGTGCACGAGACCTGCATGCGCGTGCTCGCCGAGGGCCTCTCCGACCTCGGCGTGCTCCCGGTCAGCGCGGACGAGGCGATGGACCCGAAGTCCACCGTCTACCGCCGCTGGACGCTGCACGGCTTCGGCCACATGCTCGGCATCGACGTCCACGACTGCGCCCACGCCCGCAAGGAGCACTACCGCGACGGCGAACTCGGCGAGAACTTCGTCCTCACCGTCGAGCCCGGCCTCTACTTCCAGCCCGAGGACGACCTGGTCCCGGCCGAGCTGCGCGGCATCGGCATCCGCATCGAGGACGACGTCCTGGTCACCGCGGAGGGCGCGGTCAACCTCTCGGCCGGCCTGCCCCGCACGTCCGCCGAGGTCGAGACGTGGCTCGCCGCCCAGCGCGCGGAAGGTCCCCGCTTCCCGGGCGCCTGACGTCCCCCGGAACGGGCGGCCGGCCTCACGGACGCCCGTTCCGGCCCGGTCGTGTCACCGCTGCGCTGGTGCCACTCGCTCCGGTAACACGGCCATCGCGCGCCCGATATTTCAGTATTCAGCGGGCCGCGAGCTCGCGGTGGCAGCTCAAGCGGTGGCCGCGACGCGGGCGGTGGGTGCTCAGCGGGAAGCGGTGGCGAGCAGGGCATGGGCCAGAGGCGTCGGGGCGTGATGAGCGGCATTGCCATGGCGGGCGGTGACGAGCAGTCCGGCCGCGCGCAGGACGGACAGGTGCTGGGAGGCCGAGGGGAGACTGATGCCGACCCGGCGGGCCAGGTCGGACGTGGTACCACCGGGCAGGCCGTTGACGGCACGCAGCAGGGCGGCGCGCGAGCGTCCGAGAAGCGCGGCCAGCGGGTCCTCCAGGGCGGCCCGGGAAGCCGGCCCGGCCGGTGAGGCGCGGGCACCCGGCAACAGCGGCTCCGGCGGGAAAGCCGGAGGGGCCGGGGCCGCCGGGGACTCCGGTCCCGCCGGACAGGTCAGGGCCGCCGGGGGCCCCGATCCCGCCGGGCAAGCCGAGGACCCCGGCGCCGCCGGGAAAGCCGGGGCGGGCCGGGACGCGGCAGACGCCGGGCCGCGGGAGGGCCGGCGAGCCGCGGAGGCGGTGGGTGCGCCGGGGCGGCCGGCCGGGGTGATCGGGTAGGCGATGAAGACGGCGCGGGGGTCGGTGCCGACCCAGGGGCGGGTGGCGGCGACCGACGGGATGAAGGTGACGCCCGCGCCGTTGGGACGTAGGTCGAGGTCGTGGGCGGTGTCGACGATCAGGACCGGGTTGTGCCAGCGGACCCGGGGGTGGATGGTGGCGAACAGGCCCTCGACGCCGGTTGCGGCCAGGTCGCGTGTCTTGGCCCGGATGTCGCGGTGGATCTCGACGGCGGCGCCGGCGGTGGCCGGCGCGGTGTGCCGGTCGTGGTGGCGGCGGACGGCGTCGGCCAAGCGGTCGAACGCGGGCCGGTCGCCGGTGGCGAGGCGATGGTGCCAGGCGTTGAGTACGCCGCCGGTGAATCCGAGGAGTTCGCGGCGGACGCGCGGGCGACCGGTGCTGATCATGCGGTGCAGGGAGTCGTCCAGTGTCTCCGGTGCGGGCGTGTCCGGCAGTGGCGCGAGGAAGTCCGGGAACGCGGCCGGGTGGGCCAGGTCGCGCAGCTCCCGGCCGGGGTGGGCGGTGCGGGCCGCGACGGCGATGAAGACCTCGTGCAGCGGGAGCGGCGCCGGGAGGAGCCGGGTGCGCGCGAGGTCGTCGGGGCCGAGCCAGATGCGGATCATCGGCGTGCCGAGGTCGCCATGCCGACCAGACGCGGCGGCGGGCCGGAAACGTTGTCATGCCTGGCGAGCGCGCGCGACATATAGCATTCTCGATGCGCATTGCCGGGATCGTATTGCGGTCGACGCGCGGCCCGGACGGCGCAGTACGATCAGCGGCGCCGCGGGACAAGGGAGAACTCAAGCCGATGCCGAGTCGCGATTCGGGCCGGGACACCGAGCCCGACATACCTGGTGGACGGCGTACGAACGGTGACGCATCCGAGCCGGTGCGCACCCCTCGTCCCCCGGCTGCGGGCCGGATCGATCACGATTCCACGATAGTGATGCCTCTGATCAAGCCGCGCACCGCCGCACCGGAGGCCGGCACCACCGGGCAGGCCAGCACCACCGGGCAGGCCGGAGCGAACAGCGACGCCGCGCAACAGGCCGATGCATCGGGCGACGCGGCGCAGAAGGGCGACAGCGCGGCCACGCAAGCGCTCCCGGCGATCACACCGAAACCCGGTAACCCGGCGGCGAGCGGAACGGACGCGGCGACGCAGGCGCTTCCGGCGATCACATCGACACCCGGTAACCCCGCAGCGGTGGCCGCCAGCGGAAGTGAGGCGGCGACGCGGACGCTTCCGACGATCACGCGGGGACAGGGCACCGAGGCAGCCACCGCATCGGCACCGAGCGCGGCTCCGAACCCGGAGACCGGGCGAGCGCGGGAGAACCAGCCGGCGCGGGAGGCCGGCGCGGCGGCGCCGGGCAGTGATGACACCGTCATCCTGCCCGCGTTGCGGGGGCGCACCACCGAGCAGGAGCGAGAACGCCCACCCACCGGCCTCCCCCGGCCGGCCGCGGCCCGGCCCGCCGCGGACGCCGCGCCCGGTTCCCCCGCGTCCGACGAGTCACACGCGGCGAACGCGACGGACACCACGAGAGCGCCGAGAACGCCGGCGGTCGCGAGCGTGACGGAGACGCCGCGGCGGCGCGGGCCGTCGCGGGCGATGATCGGGGTCGGGCTCGCCGTGGTGCTGATCGTCGCGGCCGCCTGGTTGCTGGTCAGCCTGCCCGGCGTGCCCGGTGGCGCGGACTGGGCCGGCGGCGGTGACCGCAACTGGCCGCCGGGCGCGCCCGGCGGTACACCGACCAGTGAGCAGCCGCTCAGCGCGCCACCGGCCAGCGCGCCGTTCGCATCCCCGGAGCCCGGCCGGCCCACCGACAACGGCCTGGTGGCGACGCCCCGAAGCCCGGCCGCGGCCGCGGCGGCCAAGCCGGCCGGGACCACACCGGCCGCCGGTACGTCGCCGAGCGACGCGGCCCCGACCACCGGTGCGCCGGTCGCGCCGACGCCGACCGGAAGCCCGCTGAACGGCGGTAACGGCATCGCTCCCGGCCAGGTCGAGGCGGAGTCGTTCGCCTGGCAGTGGGGCGTGACCGCGGCCGCGCTGGACGGCGCCTCCGGCGGCCGCGGCGTCTCCGCGGTGAGCAACGGCGACTGGCTGCGGTTCGACGCGCTGGATCTGGGCGGAGCGCGGACCTTCAAGGTACGCATCGCGAACGGGTCGGGCAGCAGCGGGCGCATCGAGATCCGGTACGACAGCCCGTGGTCGGCGCCGATGGCGTCCGTCTCGGTGGACAACACCGGTGGTTGGTCGCAGTGGCGTACCCGGAGCGTGTCCTGCACGTCCGCCACCGGCAGCCGCACGGTGTACGTCTCGTTCGTCAGCCGCTCCCCCGGCGACTTCGTCTACCTGGACTGGATCTCGTTCTCGTAGCCGGTGGACCGCTGGTGACCGGCGACGGAACCGGCAGGGAGGAGCGCCGGCGACGACCGGGGCCCGCGGGAGCATGCGGCACTCAGCCACGCCGGATGTGGGAATATCTAGGTCTGAAGGGTTTCGAGAAATAGGCCCCAGAAGCTCATAAACGCCCCGCACCGGCCGATGGGACACCGCAGACCCATTCGAGCGGATCGGACCCAGGCGGCGGCGATGGCAGCGCGTGAGGCGAAGGACAGGCACACGGGCACCCGGCGACGGGACGCGGCGCCGGGTGAGGGGCGCTCGGCGGGGCGGCAGCTGACGTTCTACTTCTCGGTGCTGGTGCTGCTGCTGGCGCTGACCGCGGTGGCGCGGGCCGTGGTGATGGAGTACGCGACGCGGCAGATGACCGAGGTCGCGAACCGGTGGGCGCCGGCCGGGGTGACGAATGCGCGGGTGTTGCAGTCGCTGACCGACGTGCAGTCCGGGATCCGCGGCTACCAGCTGACCGGCGACGCCGCGTTCATGGACACCTACTCGTCCGGCACGGCCGGGTTCCTCGCCGCCGTGGACGAGCTGCGCGGCCTGCGCACGTCCGACCCGGATCTCGGCACGCTGCTGGACCGGCAGGAGACGCTCGGCAAGCGGTGGTGGCAGACGTACGCGGAGCCGGTCGCGAACGGCCAGCGGGTCGACCCGGAGGAGGCGGCCACGGCGTTCGCCGCGATCCCGGCCGCGAACGGGGAGACCGGGGCGCGGATCGACATGAACATGACCGCGTCGATGGCGGCCGCGAAGGACCTGATCCAGCTGGTGAACGCGGTCTCCGCGCTGATCACGCTGGTCACCGTCGCGGTCACGGTGTACCTGGCCTATCGCGCGGTCGGCGACATCATCCGGCCGCTGCGCGCGCTCAGCATCACGCTGCGCCGGCTGGAGCGCGGCGACCATCACGAGCGCGCGCCGGTGTTCGGCCCGGCCGAGGTGCAGAACGCGGCGAACGGCGTGAACAAGCTCGCGGTCGAGAACCAGCGGCTGCGGGTACGCCAGGAGCACGAGGGCCACATGCGCGAGGTGGCCCGGACGATCGGCGTGGCGGTCCGTGCGCACCTGGACATCGACACCGTGCTTCAGGAACTGGTCGACAAGCTCGGCCCGGTGATCGGCGCCGACCGGGTGTACGTACAGCTCAGCGGCCTGGCCGGTGGCCTGCGCCTGAAGCAGTGGCACGCGCCCGGCCTGGTGCCGCTGCCGCCGAGCCTGCTCACCCAGGCGCCGGGCCGGATCGACGCGGCCATGTCGGAGCAGGATCCGGACGCGCCGCCCGGCATCCACTTCCGCCAGGGCCGGATCCTGATGGAGATCGGCGGCGACGACGGCGCGAACGGCACGGTCACCATCGCGTTCCCGCGGGAGTACGAGGTACCGGACGGCGAACTGGGCCTGCTCGCGCTGGTCCGCGAGGACATCGACCGGGCGCTGCACCACTCGTCGGTCTACGCGGAGCAGAACCGGCTGCTGGCCGAGGTGAAGGCGCTGGACGAGCACAAGGAGCGGTTCCTGGCCGACGTGACCCGGGAGATCCGCAACCCGCTGAGCAGCATCCAGGGCTACCTGGAACTGATCGACGAGTCACCGGTGGCGCTGCCCGCACCGGCGCAGAAGATGATCGGCGTGATCGACCGCAACGCGCACCGGTTGCGTGCGCTCGTCGACGACATGGTCACGCTCTCCTCGATCCGCCCGCGGATGGCGAAGGCGAACGGCCGCCCGGTCCCGATCGCGGACGTGGTGAACGCGGTCGCGGACGAGTTCCGCCCCCGGTTCGAGTCGCAGGAGGTCACGTTCACGGTCGACTGCCGCGCGGACGAGGCCGAGGTCGGCGGCGACGCGGAACTGCTCGCCCACGCGCTGCGCAACCTGCTCGACAACGCCGCGAAGTTCACCGCCAAGTCCGGCACCGCCACGCTCCGCTGCACGATCCCGCCCCGCAAGGTCGGCGACGCCGGCACGTCCGTACTCACGGTCAGCGACACCGGCATCGGCATCCCGCCGGAGGAGGTCGACCGCGTCTTCGGCGAGTTCTACCGCGCCTCGAACGCGGTCCGCGCGGCCGTCGAGGGCCCCGGCCTGGGCCTGAGCCTGGTCAAGGAGATCATCGAAGCACACACCGGCCGCATCAAGATCACCTCCGACCTCAGCCGGGGCACCCAGGTCACCGCCGAACTCCCCTTGCTCAAAGCCGCGCCGATGACTGCCTGAGGGCAGTCGGT
This genomic interval carries:
- a CDS encoding carbohydrate kinase family protein, whose amino-acid sequence is MTYAVVLGEALIDLLETEHEGLPVYRQVIGGAPLNVATGIARLAGPGRSEFGGALGDDVLATRIEAFLTGAGVGTRAVARVAAPTALAVATFDGADPDFRFYGEPPSYALYTPADVPAELTARAAVLYCGSISLLREPFADAARAAWATDGPLRIFDPNVRPRLLPDDAAWNRQRALVTEFAARAGLVKLSSVDAEGLYGATPAEAARRLHALGAPVVVVTAGARGALVSTGDEESFVPAPAVQAVDATGAGDSVMAALAYRLLNDGRPTGHAVWQQHVEFALSVAALVCERVGGAVAMPTPEDLRRRWEPTTKIN
- a CDS encoding aminopeptidase P family protein, with the translated sequence MAEKEAPKTESHDPDFPETLLQFMRSGWRDDSLTVATRPEAERYAARRARLSAAFPGETLVIPTGPEKVRANDTDHPFRPGSDFAYLTGDHDPDGVLVMTPSGDGHDAVLYTRPRSSRETDEFFRSRDGELWVGRRHTLAEKSTLLGIETAALRDSEAALAGCAPARARVLRRLDPRVDAAIRPFDTEKAGARDRELAWTISELKLRKDEWEVAQLQAAIDATVRGFEDAVRVIPADRGVSERLIEGVFGLRARHDGNDVGYGSIVGAGSHATILHWVRNNGVTTPGELLLMDMGVEGEHLYTADVTRTIPVNGTFSPLQRQVYDIVYASQQAGIDLIKPGVKFKDVHETCMRVLAEGLSDLGVLPVSADEAMDPKSTVYRRWTLHGFGHMLGIDVHDCAHARKEHYRDGELGENFVLTVEPGLYFQPEDDLVPAELRGIGIRIEDDVLVTAEGAVNLSAGLPRTSAEVETWLAAQRAEGPRFPGA
- a CDS encoding winged helix-turn-helix domain-containing protein, which codes for MIRIWLGPDDLARTRLLPAPLPLHEVFIAVAARTAHPGRELRDLAHPAAFPDFLAPLPDTPAPETLDDSLHRMISTGRPRVRRELLGFTGGVLNAWHHRLATGDRPAFDRLADAVRRHHDRHTAPATAGAAVEIHRDIRAKTRDLAATGVEGLFATIHPRVRWHNPVLIVDTAHDLDLRPNGAGVTFIPSVAATRPWVGTDPRAVFIAYPITPAGRPGAPTASAARRPSRGPASAASRPAPAFPAAPGSSACPAGSGPPAALTCPAGPESPAAPAPPAFPPEPLLPGARASPAGPASRAALEDPLAALLGRSRAALLRAVNGLPGGTTSDLARRVGISLPSASQHLSVLRAAGLLVTARHGNAAHHAPTPLAHALLATASR
- a CDS encoding carbohydrate-binding protein — its product is MRGRTTEQERERPPTGLPRPAAARPAADAAPGSPASDESHAANATDTTRAPRTPAVASVTETPRRRGPSRAMIGVGLAVVLIVAAAWLLVSLPGVPGGADWAGGGDRNWPPGAPGGTPTSEQPLSAPPASAPFASPEPGRPTDNGLVATPRSPAAAAAAKPAGTTPAAGTSPSDAAPTTGAPVAPTPTGSPLNGGNGIAPGQVEAESFAWQWGVTAAALDGASGGRGVSAVSNGDWLRFDALDLGGARTFKVRIANGSGSSGRIEIRYDSPWSAPMASVSVDNTGGWSQWRTRSVSCTSATGSRTVYVSFVSRSPGDFVYLDWISFS